In the Nymphalis io chromosome 2, ilAglIoxx1.1, whole genome shotgun sequence genome, one interval contains:
- the LOC126775355 gene encoding E3 ubiquitin-protein ligase UBR5 isoform X5, with translation MSSMHFVVHPLPGTEDQLIDRLREVAERWNRYGTGAAPSALTSLRGVRAVAAGPAHIACLLEDGSICRAAFSIIPDRLDLSKADASKNGGNGGGGNGGGGTSGGKQGGSGSGCGSRQQPRTRARIMRNSIRAAPSSQGSTSRATGVIIGASGSSRVVSAVQAPFVPEDLVTQAQVVLQGKSRSLIIRELQRTNLDVNQAVNNLLSRDDEEGEEPEGGEGGDGYVPEDLISLLDGGFHATQQDQSVIIDADAMFSEDIFGYAAVRSRSGGGGGSGGVRAGASRESSSSTQDRPSEFSRWRERQYFGPRRWLESALRDTSWDKEGVESKKKDSAMAASPLWVSEELEYWDSNIRFTHIAATYSELIAISTQGQLHQWRWSDAHPYQRNDASGCMFHPRGNWLGLTPGERILSMSAAGIRVSVLTDGGRVATFLDESIAHAPGAARLEHPLQTFSEFGSDKAVSLHVCSLYTVARLESGTLYWWGVLPLGQRARLWEKHRARSRKQQRGHSSNTPQDLQAGQSVTMKNAPMYQPGAIGFNMSTGVPKVGILQNAAWNLSDTCRFKLLPPPQPDRSISDKDKRDLQNQSPLTVSSVKASSSSSSNKDGGKDSNKDMADRLDMPPPPSPASSTCSDTSTSHKRAKRVTVRGEEGSSNDGSKRDEEEWPLKEVVFLEDVKSVPLGRVLKVDGAYAAVRFPSVGKDGKEIVPTTPEDWTALLQDCRLVRKDDLVAVKWGAGGSAGPRGPDCLQRSPRKIALPPDLNVITIAVDNRGVHAVVRRPGGALAYAVYAVGTTRALTDSTFPTDHSALLGYSNGQAIQLTTAAEGSEPVVMMLDGNGALYPVARDCVGAVREPPPLNLPPARALAAHALPLQPHHPHHPHHPALKSQVALIIMVPEPQLMMPRVLRCDLDGVRQLLHQLESDSNKQQVLSILQERCDGNRNILHACVHMCAPTSNKEPDIVENASMPNIPSGTSGSGASAEEAVPALTWPPETFEASGDEDSLMGLTNNGKMTSGSNNGGSAVSADPAERRGNALAALRALCESSALQPFLMQLLTAKDGMGQTPLMAAVAERAYRAALVLLDSIRACPDADETQRSAAIFPPNAHPDHSPLLVLCCNDTCSFTWTGQDHINQDIFECKTCGLTGSLCCCTECAKVCHKGHDCKLKRTSPTAYCDCWEKCRCKALVGGNWAARCDLLARLARDTQLATHFNSRGESILLFLVQTVGRQAVEQRQFRAGGGRGRGPRKQPGSDAEVDVPDHDLEPPRFARRALVHLLGDWPAVEAAIMCGSNGYNDGGSGSNSPAPNQSGTTLLDKFTHALIVKCTNEMLDTLLHTLIREQQNDAVPGRAERSREVTRRFVRSVARIFVIFSVEMAPGAAKKKGPLSITSSLVRCRRVFAALVALAVEELVEAADALLAPVRLGVVRPTAPFPLATTYVDLVNGSEDLFGVEPLSTGHSRLPHSRRESNVTGGRGGAAAGTSMGSSTLVPDRSSTPVATEYPDDVTGEALGADDDASETDEPNIPAPVAPAESQHHDDPMGDRGQEQHVVVENGTERVEGGESESELDLLAEVETESDSDDQDNAESAQRSVQTGATQGSDAGIASMLLYPEDESGDSTQPEDEDSEAGETDEQDAEAELPLHDGEPLERRSAPPSRPNLAPHSMQWAIRSRETSRGTTSGTGGVRLTGSSSLVFIDPSSLRRSTAAAAAGAQDPHSTSTTASFLARAFGIVIRQIADLLWEYERITLPLPRMLPLAYREALRLQCYLERQLKQTWDWLVTVMDATEAQLRFGASLTSNNASSSTGESRSSAPATRRTTSFTSPATRIIGFSEAPRARDREQGVEAGSARREFLAYCLSLLRAHSAEHAEQLPVLDVAALKHVAYVLDALVYYMRAAQPQPHHHQHLWAPDENENEEGEEEMVVGGGTAAESDGEAEGARGRAHAFFQRSDSTLCLGCPPPDPFNMTMQDALPLADQPQLLQPNARREELFGMPRQPVTVPASGDGPPGANNPLEVVPRRLGLSSRGTERGWSPPARPASAPPTHNHAVTRDEPQDLSCAKDTVTKMDIDTDGEYLSDSDSNEARQIPRKKHHRHPHAATMNSNSHQEPNASTSEFHTLVDTACSIMEAPHQQNVPLPGPSNATAAVQEPRASSSRSPGKTVIVRAGELLSAADPLESQEISAHVTVETTGLPPAPLLPPQVLNAPAQPRACPSLGASVSHDLLLGRWRLSLDLFGRVFTEDVGLEPGSVVAELGGFPVKEVKFRRDMEKLRNSQQRDLTLHKMERDRAKLLQQTFAELNSAFSGQNRRAHSAQPPLAVNRVKVTFRDEPGEGSGVARSFYTSVAEALLANEKLPPLESTSGSSSNNTTTNGTSGSSGAAASGASSNSGARSGAGRARAKDNARRAPGRPAPRPPAAREPRRVLSVDARPYSPQAAPGTEGAGYSGDRPGGHNEHLTLHQAQLGERLYPKVHSLHPTFAGKITGMLLELTPAQLLVLLASEDALRQKVREAMDLIVMHPSEAILERGAGSGSSSAGAASAGNASASSAAADDAAPLFYSPGKRGYYSPRQGRATPERINAFRNVGRIIGLCLLQNELCPMFLNRHVLKYILGRPVRFHDLAFFDPIVYESLRQLVVDAETGDSHSLFATLDLNFSLEMCEEEGGGCVELVPGGREIEVTALNVYDYVRKYAQHRMLLSQEKALEAMRVGVLDVLPESALEGLTAEDLRLLLNGVGDINVTALVSYTSFNDESGEPPERLARFKRWLWAIVDKMTHLERQDLVYFWTGSPALPASEEGFQPMPSVTIRPADDAHLPTANTCISRLYIPLYSSRHVLKHKLLLAIKTKNFGFV, from the exons ATGTCTTCAATGCATTTCGTAGTCCATCCATTGCCTGGAACAGAGGATCAATTGATAGATAG ACTTAGAGAAGTAGCAGAGCGCTGGAATAGATATGGTACTGGAGCTGCGCCATCTGCTCTAACCTCTTTAAGGGGTGTTCGAGCAGTTGCTGCTGGACCAGCCCATATAGCTTGTTTGCTTGAAGATGGTAGTATATGTCGAGCTGCGTTCTCCATTATTCCCGACAGATTAGACTTGAGTAAAGCAGATGCTAGTAAAAATGGTGGAAACGGTGGGGGAGGTAATGGCGGCGGTGGTACTAGTGGAGGCAAGCAAGGAGGGAGTGGAAGTGGGTGTGGATCTAGGCAACAACCGCGCACAAGAGCAAGAATTATGCGAAATTCAATTCGTGCCGCACCCAGTTCACAAG GATCTACAAGCAGGGCTACTGGTGTGATAATCGGCGCATCAGGCTCTAGTCGAGTAGTTTCAGCTGTACAAGCACCATTCGTGCCAGAGGATTTAGTAACCCAAGCCCAGGTGGTTCTTCAAGGAAAAAGCAGAAGCCTTATAATAAGAGAGTTGCAg CGTACGAATCTCGACGTAAATCAGGCCGTTAACAACTTATTGTCCCGCGATGACGAGGAGGGCGAGGAACCGGAAGGTGGCGAGGGTGGCGATGGCTACGTTCCCGAAGACCTCATTTCACTTCTCGACGGAGGTTTTCACGCTACCCAACAAGACCAATCAGTGATTATAGACGCAGACGCCATGTTTTCGGAGGACATCTTCGGGTACGCGGCTGTCAGAAG tcGCAGTGGAGGCGGAGGCGGTAGTGGAGGTGTACGTGCTGGCGCCAGTCGCGAGAGTAGCAGCTCAACTCAAGACCGACCCTCGGAATTCAGCCGGTGGCGAGAAAGACAATACTTCGGCCCTCGGCGATGGCTGGAATCTGCTCTTCGAGATACATCCTGGGATAAGGAAGGag TAGAAAGCAAAAAGAAAGACTCGGCAATGGCAGCCTCGCCGTTGTGGGTATCTGAAGAGTTAGAATATTGGGACAGTAACATTCGCTTTACTCACATTGCTGCTACGTATAGTGAACTGATCGCTATCTCTACCCAAGGACAGTTGCATCAGTGGCGCTGGTCTGATGCGCATCCATATCAGCGTAATGAT GCATCTGGTTGCATGTTTCACCCTCGAGGAAACTGGCTAGGATTGACACCTGGAGAAAGAATTTTAAGTATGAGCGCAGCTGGTATACGTGTGTCTGTGCTTACCGACGGTGGGCGCGTTGCGACTTTTTTGGACGAGTCTATAG CTCATGCTCCTGGTGCTGCAAGGTTAGAGCATCCTCTGCAAACCTTTTCAGAGTTTGGCTCTGACAAAGCTGTTTCTCTGCATGTTTGCTCACTGTATACTGTTGCGAGATTGGAATCTGGTACACTTTATTGGTG GGGCGTATTACCACTTGGTCAACGCGCCCGTCTTTGGGAGAAGCACCGCGCGCGCTCTCGTAAGCAACAGCGCGGTCACTCGTCGAATACGCCTCAGGATCTGCAAGCCGGTCAAAGCGTCACTATGAAGAATGCGCCGATGTATCAACCGGGAGCTATAG gTTTCAACATGTCAACGGGTGTACCAAAGGTGGGAATATTGCAAAATGCTGCATGGAATCTATCTGATACATGCCGTTTCAAACTATTGCCACCACCCCAGCCTGATCGTTCCATCTCAGACAAAGACAAGAGAGATTTACAG AACCAATCGCCGCTAACAGTGTCATCAGTGAAGGCATCTTCTTCAAGCAGTAGTAACAAGGATGGTGGCAAAGACAGTAATAAAGATATGGCAGACCGTTTGGATATGCCCCCGCCACCTAGTCCTGCATCTTCGACCTGCAGTGATACAAGCACATCGCATA AACGAGCTAAACGTGTTACTGTCCGTGGTGAAGAAGGTTCGTCCAATGATGGGTCCAAACGCGACGAAGAAGAATGGCCTCTGAAAGAAGTTGTGTTTCTGGAAGATGTCAAAAGTGTGCCCTTGGGACGTGTTTTGAAAGTTGATGGTGCATATGCAGCTGTTCGCTTTCCATCTGTTGGGAAAGATGGAAAAGAAATTGTGCCAACTACACCAGAAGACTGGACCGCATTGTTGCAAGATTGTCGTTTAGTCCGCAAAGACGATTTGGTAGCAGTGAAGTGGGGCGCTGGAGGGTCGGCTGGGCCACGCGGTCCTGATTGCTTACAACGATCCCCTAGAAAGATTGCATTACCCCCAGATCTGAATGTTATTACAATTGCA gtgGACAATCGTGGTGTACATGCTGTTGTCCGCCGTCCTGGCGGCGCTTTAGCTTATGCTGTATATGCAGTGGGAACTACGCGTGCGCTCACCGATAGTACATTTCCAACAGACCACAGTGCACTGCTTGGATACTCAAATGGCCAAGCTATACAACTTACTACTGCTGCagag GGAAGTGAACCAGTAGTGATGATGTTAGACGGAAACGGCGCACTCTACCCCGTGGCACGAGACTGCGTAGGCGCAGTGCGTGAACCACCACCCCTGAACTTGCCACCAGCGCGGGCACTGGCTGCACATGCGTTGCCTTTGCAACCGCACCACCCTCATCATCCGCACCATCCCGCTCTAAAGTCGcag gtgGCGCTTATTATCATGGTACCCGAACCACAACTCATGATGCCTCGCGTTTTACGCTGCGATTTAGATGGCGTTCGTCAACTTTTACACCAGTTGGAATCTGACTCTAACA AACAACAAGTTCTTTCAATATTACAAGAGCGTTGCGACGGTAATAGAAACATTCTACACGCTTGCGTGCATATGTGTGCGCCGACATCTAATAAGGAACCTGATATTG ttgaaAACGCCTCAATGCCTAACATACCGAGTGGTACAAGCGGCAGCGGTGCAAGTGCAGAAGAAGCTGTGCCAGCGCTTACGTGGCCGCCGGAAACATTCGAAGCTTCAGGAGACGAAGATAGCCTAATGGGATTGACTAATAACGG AAAAATGACAAGTGGGAGCAACAATGGAGGTAGTGCAGTAAGTGCAGACCCAGCAGAACGTCGAGGAAATGCGTTAGCTGCGCTCCGTGCCCTGTGCGAGAGTTCAGCATTACAACCATTTTTAATGCAACTGCTTACCGCCAA GGATGGCATGGGGCAAACACCTCTAATGGCTGCAGTAGCAGAACGCGCATATCGTGCCGCGTTAGTTCTTCTAGACTCCATCCGCGCGTGCCCAGATGCTGACGAAACACAACGCTCTGCAGCTATCTTCCCGCCCAATGCGCACCCGGATCATTCTCCATTACTTGTACTTTGCTGTAACGATACCTGCAGTTTCACATGGACTGGACAGGATCATATAAATCAA GatatatttgaatgtaaaaCTTGTGGACTGACTGGATCACTTTGCTGTTGCACGGAATGCGCGAAGGTATGCCACAAAGGTCACGATTGCAAATTGAAACGTACTTCACCCACGGCGTATTGTGACTGTTGGGAAAAATGCCGTTGTAAAGCATTGGTTGGTGGAAACTGGGCTGCGCGGTGTGACTTACTCGCAAGACTTGCTAGAGATACGCAACTTGCTACCCATTTTAACTCcag aGGCGAGTCGATCTTGCTATTTCTGGTCCAAACAGTCGGCCGTCAAGCGGTGGAGCAACGTCAGTTCCGTGCAGGTGGCGGACGAGGTCGTGGTCCGCGCAAGCAGCCCGGCTCAGATGCCGAGGTTGATGTGCCTGATCATGACTTGGAGCCACCACGTTTTGCACGACGAGCACTTGTTCACCTCTTAG GTGACTGGCCGGCGGTAGAAGCAGCAATTATGTGCGGATCCAATGGATACAATGACGGAGGAAGTGGATCAAATAGCCCTGCACCTAATCAATCTGGAACAACATTGTTAGACAAATTCACTCATGCTCTTATAGTCAAATGTACTAACGAG ATGTTAGACACACTATTGCACACATTGATCAGAGAGCAACAAAATGACGCGGTACCAGGAAGAGCAGAGCGTTCCAGAGAAGTTACACGACGATTCGTTCGGTCAGTTGCtagaatatttgtaatattcagTGTAGAAATGGCTCCGGGTGCCGCTAAGAAAAAAGG GCCTTTATCGATCACATCGTCGTTGGTTCGTTGTCGTCGAGTATTTGCAGCTTTAGTAGCTCTCGCAGTAGAAGAATTGGTGGAAGCAGCTGACGCATTACTTGCTCCAGTGCGTCTGGGTGTTGTTCGCCCTACTGCACCTTTTCCACTTGCAACAACTTATGTAGACTTAGTTAATGGCAGTGAAGACTTATTTGGTGTGGAACCTTTATCTACCGGACACTCACGGCTACCTCATTCACGCAG AGAATCGAATGTAACCGGGGGGCGTGGTGGTGCTGCTGCTGGTACATCAATGGGGAGTTCTACTTTAGTGCCTGATCGATCATCCACTCCTGTAGCTACAGAGTACCCTGATGATGTCACCGGAGAAGCACTAGGTGCAGATGATGATGCTTCTGAAACTGATGAACCCAATATACCTGCTCCTGTAGCACCAGCTGAATCTCAGCATCACGATGACCCAATGGGTGATAG aGGTCAAGAGCAACATGTGGTTGTTGAAAATGGAACTGAGCGCGTCGAAGGTGGTGAAAGCGAGAGTGAATTAGACTTACTGGCTGAAGTCGAGACAGAGAGTGACTCTGACGACCAAGATAACGCTGAATCCGCGCAACGCAGTGTGCAGACTGGTGCTACACAAGGATCAGATGCTG GCATAGCGTCGATGCTGTTGTATCCAGAGGATGAAAGCGGTGATTCGACGCAGCCTGAAGATGAAGATTCAGAAGCTGGAGAAACTGATGAACAAGACGCCGAAGCCGAGCTTCCACTACACGATGGAGAACCCCTTGAACGACGATCTGCACCGCCATCCAGGCCTAATTTAGCGCCTCATTCCATGCAGTGGGCTATTCG TTCTCGCGAGACATCACGAGGTACAACAAGTGGTACGGGCGGAGTAAGATTGACGGGTAGCTCATCGCTTGTTTTCATTGACCCGTCCTCGTTACGTCGATCTACAGCCGCTGCGGCTGCCGGCGCACAGGATCCTCACTCCACATCTACTACTGCATCTTTTCTTGCTAGAGCTTTTG GAATTGTTATACGACAAATAGCAGATCTACTCTGGGAATATGAGCGAATCACTTTGCCACTGCCGCGTATGTTGCCTTTGGCTTACCGTGAGGCGTTGCGCTTACAATGCTATCTTGAAAGACAGCTTAAACAAACTTGGGATTGGCTAGTCACCGTCATGGACGCAACTGAGGCACAACTTAG attTGGTGCATCACTTACTTCTAATAACGCCAGTTCTTCTACTGGGGAAAGCCGTTCATCTGCACCGGCCACTAGACGAACTACATCATTTACATCACCAGCGACCAGGATCATTGGCTTCTCTGAAGCTCCCAGAGCCAGGGATCGGGAACAAG GAGTCGAAGCAGGAAGTGCTCGCAGAGAATTTCTAGCATACTGTCTGTCATTACTGAGGGCGCATAGTGCGGAACACGCTGAACAGTTACCAGTCCTCGACGTGGCGGCGCTCAAACATGTAGCTTACGTCTTAGATGCACTAGTTTATTATATGCGAGCAGCGCAACCTCAGCCACATCATCATCAGCACCTGTGGGCTCca GATGAAAATGAAAACGAAGAAGGGGAAGAAGAGATGGTAGTAGGCGGTGGTACCGCTGCGGAGTCAGATGGCGAAGCCGAAGGAGCTAGAGGACGAGCACATGCCTTTTTCCAGCGCTCTGACTCCACTCTATGTCTGGGTTGTCCACCACCTGATCCATTCAATA TGACGATGCAAGACGCCCTACCCCTTGCCGATCAACCCCAGCTGTTGCAGCCTAATGCACGTCGAGAGGAGCTATTTGGTATGCCGCGTCAGCCAGTAACAGTACCAGCATCTGGAGACGGTCCGCCAGGAGCTAACAACCCACTGGAAG ttGTACCACGGCGATTAGGATTGTCAAGTCGTGGAACTGAGCGTGGCTGGTCTCCTCCGGCGCGACCGGCATCTGCACCACCTACACACAATCATGCTGTAACTCGAGATGAACCACag gaCTTATCTTGTGCTAAGGATACTGTGACGAAAATGGACATTGATACAGATGGTGAATATTTATCTGATTCTGATTCAAATGAAGCAAGACAAATACCAAGAAAGAAGCATCATag GCATCCACATGCTGCCACAATGAATAGTAATAGTCATCAGGAACCCAATGCGTCCACATCTGAATTCCACACATTAGTTGACACAGCTTGTTCAATAATGGAAGCCCCTCATCAACAGAATGTGCCTTTACCtg gGCCTAGCAATGCAACCGCAGCAGTGCAGGAGCCGCGCGCATCGTCCTCACGAAGTCCGGGCAAGACCGTTATTGTACGTGCT ggCGAATTACTTAGTGCTGCTGACCCTCTAGAATCACAAGAAATATCAGCACATGTCACTGTAGAAACAACAGGCCTTCCACCGGCGCCATTACTACCTCCTCAAGTCCTCAATGCTCCAGCTCAGCC GCGCGCTTGTCCGTCTTTGGGCGCCTCCGTATCACATGACTTACTATTAGGTCGTTGGAGGCTGTCACTAGACTTATTCGGGCGTGTTTTCACTGAGGACGTGGGCTTGGAGCCGGGATCAGTAGTCGCTGAACTTGGCGGTTTCCCTGTCAAGGAAGTCAAGTTTAGAAGAGATATGGAAAAATTACGTAACTCACAACAGAGGGACTTAACTTTACACAAG ATGGAACGCGATCGTGCAAAATTGTTACAACAGACTTTCGCCGAGTTGAACAGTGCATTTTCGGGACAAAACCGACGCGCTCATAGTGCACAGCCACCATTAGCTGTCAACCGCGTTAAGGTTACTTTCCGAGATGAGCCCGGAGAAGGCAGCGGAGTGGCGCGCTCCTTCTATACCAGTGTTGCTGAA GCTTTACTCGCAAACGAAAAACTTCCTCCATTAGAATCTACATCAGGTAGCAGTAGTAATAACACAACAACCAATGGTACATCAGGTTCATCTGGCGCGGCTGCTAGTGGTGCTAGTAGCAATAGTGGAGCAAG GAGTGGTGCAGGTCGAGCCCGCGCGAAAGACAACGCGAGGCGAGCGCCGGGCCGGCCCGCGCCGCGACCGCCCGCCGCACGCGAGCCGCGAAGGGTTCTCAGTGTCGACGCCCGCCCGTACTCGCCGCAG gctGCTCCTGGAACTGAAGGTGCTGGTTACAGTGGAGACAGACCTGGAGGACACAATGAACATCTAACACTACATCAAGCACAACTCGGAGAAAGGCTTTATCCTAAA GTGCATTCTCTTCATCCGACATTTGCGGGAAAAATAACAGGTATGTTACTGGAGTTGACTCCTGCGCAGTTACTTGTACTGCTGGCGAGTGAAGATGCACTGCGGCAGAAGGTCCGCGAAGCCATGGATCTCATTGTAATGCATCCTTCGGAAGCGATATTAG AGCGCGGGGCCGGTAGCGGCAGCAGCAGCGCGGGCGCAGCGAGCGCTGGCAACGCGAGCGCGTCAAGTGCGGCCGCGGACGACGCCGCTCCTCTGTTTTACTCGCCCGGCAAGCGTGGCTACTACTCGCCGCGACAGGGACGTGCGACACCTGAGCGCATCAATGCCTTCCGAAATGTCGGCAG AATAATCGGCCTGTGTCTATTACAAAATGAGCTATGCCCGATGTTCCTCAATCGACACGTACTGAAGTATATATTAGGGCGGCCAGTGCGTTTCCACGATCTGGCCTTTTTCGATCCTATAGTGTACGAAAGTCTGAGGCAACTTGTCGTCGACGCCGAGACTGGCGACTCTCACTCGCTTTTTGCTACTCTTGATCTCAACTTTAG tttggaAATGTGTGAAGAAGAAGGTGGCGGTTGTGTTGAATTAGTTCCTGGCGGTCGGGAGATCGAAGTTACTGCGCTCAATGTGTATGACTATGTACGAAAATACGCACAACATCGTATGTTACTCTCTCAAGAAAAAGCGCTTGAA GCAATGCGAGTTGGCGTTCTTGATGTTTTACCAGAATCTGCTTTAGAAGGATTAACAGCTGAAGATTTGAGACTTTTACTAAATGGCGTAGGAGATATAAACGTAACTGCACTCGTTTCATACACGAGCTTCAACGATGAAAGCGGTGAACCACCAGAACGATTAGCCCGTTTCAAACGGTGGTTATGGGCCATTGTAGACAAAATGACACATTTAGAAAGACAAGACTTA GTATATTTCTGGACAGGATCACCGGCACTACCGGCATCGGAGGAAGGCTTTCAGCCTATGCCTTCGGTCACTATACGGCCAGCTGATGACGCGCATCTACCCACCGCTAACACGTGCATCTCTCGACTCTACATACCCCTTTACTCTTCGCGACACGTGCTCAAGCATAAACTGTTACTCGCTATTAAAACTAAGAACTTCGGCTTTGTGTAA